A stretch of the Ostrea edulis chromosome 9, xbOstEdul1.1, whole genome shotgun sequence genome encodes the following:
- the LOC125658951 gene encoding uncharacterized protein LOC125658951 — translation MARTYSMKMSEFSPLQYCSGEEEEKANGIPIYKQRASWGPQSDMEFAATPGITDLLTQRTILEHLFLKRPIEGEFWYVIVAEWLEQLKRYIGLPTTRKFYHQRTNPGPIITRRDYAHTVDVMHEDAWRMMVQWYGLTDGHKPIKLVVYNYRRGPEIEHNKNSFKVMLSVSSLEDFHHVKFSKMEKVGHIEFKIRQLYCTSKEQQSRIWAKTDTDGEWRLLLNRDKTVGKCLDIDSDFIRPTVALEICDEDGKWANAPQDAIQIQESPSGPLCEHDIFTDLTNSWEVDVHDQIDHIGKSLVDNLHVNFNAFVQKAREFVDERDYHLRQRERDIYLRETFIEDLTEKLEDKEKILDVQLESCERQLNECDKRKKDIEVEYKKQREELDRLEERRRTEFNAQKTSFEEERDKFHSELQRMSEMYKIQDNRIKMDIGGLLFTTSLTTLHRDPDSMLAAMFSGRHELKKDNSNGGYFIDRDGTHFRYILNFLRDGEIKDGTIPENPNLWRELLTEAEYYQIQGLVGYLRSLLQSHQHRNESPSSDTTFV, via the exons ATGGCGAGGACGTACTCCATGAA AATGTCAGAATTCTCACCACTGCAGTATTGTAGTGGGGAGGAAGAGGAAAAAGCAAACGGAATTCCAATCTACAAGCAGCGAGCTTCGTGGGGACCTCAGTCAGACATGGAATTTGCGGCAACTCCTGGAATAACGGACCTTCTAACTCAAAGGACTATTTTAGAGCATCTCTTTCTGAAACGACCGATAGAGGGAGAATTTTGGTATGTGATTGTGGCTGAATGGCTTGAACAACTCAAACGATACATAGGTTTGCCGACCACACGGAAATTTTATCATCAACGAACGAACCCCGGCCCGATCATCACTCGCCGGGACTATGCACATACTGTTGACGTAATGCACGAAGATGCGTGGCGTATGATGGTACAGTGGTATGGACTGACAGACGGCCATAAGCCAATCAAACTTGTCGTATATAACTACAGACGTGGCCCTGAAATTGAACACAACAAAAATTCATTCAAGGTGATGCTTAGTGTATCATCCCTTGAAGATTTTCATCATGTCAAGTTCAGCAAAATGGAAAAAGTCGGCCATATCGAGTTTAAAATTCGTCAGTTGTACTGTACATCAAAAGAGCAACAATCGAGAATTTGGGCTAAGACGGACACAGACGGTGAGTGGAGGCTTCTTTTGAATCGCGATAAAACTGTCGGAAAGTGTCTTGATATCGATTCCGATTTCATTCGTCCAACTGTTGCTCTTGAAATTTGTGACGAAGATGGAAAGTGGGCCAACGCCCCACAAGACGCAATACAGATTCAAGAAAGTCCGTCAGGACCTCTGTGTGAACACGACATCTTCACCGACCTCACGAACAGTTGGGAAGTCGATGTTCATGACCAGATCGACCACATTGGAAAAAGTTTGGTGGAcaatttgcatgtaaatttcaatGCTTTCGTACAAAAAGCACGAGAATTCGTCGATGAAAGGGACTACCATTTGCGTCAGCGGGAACGTGATATTTATCTTAGAGAGACATTCATTGAGGATCTCACTGAAAAGTTGGAAGACAAAGAGAAAATTCTTGACGTCCAGTTAGAATCGTGTGAGAGGCAATTAAACGAATGTGATAAACGTAAAAAGGACATTGAAGTAGAATACAAGAAACAGCGAGAAGAACTGGATCGTCTGGAGGAACGGCGGAGGACCGAATTTAATGCTCAGAAAACGTCCTTTGAGGAGGAGCGAGATAAGTTTCATTCGGAATTACAG CGGATGTCAGAAATGTACAAAATCCAGGATAATCGCATCAAGATGGACATCGGGGGTCTACTGTTTACCACTTCATTAACGACATTACATCGAGATCCCGATTCCATGTTAGCCGCCATGTTTAGTGGTCGTCATGAGTTGAAAAAAGATAATAGTAATGGCGGTTACTTTATTGACAGGGACGGTACACACTTTCGATACATCCTTAACTTCCTGAGAGACGGCGAGATCAAAGATGGAACGATTCCTGAGAATCCCAACTTATGGCGGGAATTGTTGACCGAGGCAGAGTATTACCAGATTCAGGGTCTCGTGGGCTATCTGCGGTCTCTGCTGCAGAGCCATCAACACCGGAACGAATCGCCTTCTAGTGATACAACTTTTGTGTAA
- the LOC125660212 gene encoding IgGFc-binding protein-like — translation MGCFSGGVGLSLLLLCGVFYTACSKVDAFKLYVIIIICSFTSSPGAPDNRGTEFIIGYMENSGSSIDVELFVTTTRTTSVTVTVDAPKCKSPKISSSFKISSGQVKQLFLKPSIRMAGSSKSDKGVRVQASDEIVIYGINKETYSCDGFIGIPLDVLSDEYYVVSWYPSSYNTALLVVGVQDSTSVSIKISDHIGSRYVEYSRKKYYKGNVVKETLNKYETWQLVSTGDLTGSYVKSNKPVSVFSGNQRTTIGVGTSSDHLVEQMMPVNTWGKTFATVPIPKRTVGDYFKFTASVDNTKVTISGGYKSTFTISKAGSMVQKLISSKAYCKIVADKPIMVAQFVQSQQSTSELSDPAMMIIPPWEQYGADYTFATPKYSQGSYNNYFMFIVEESQKSGLRVDGKSFPSGTKYNTISGTSLVGGYISVTEGTHTIRHTSPIAIFGGFLYGQAKFETYGFTTGMRMAKVNAVCVPTPTVVGDGIDNDCDGKIDEELCTPENKNKDDDGDGKKNEDCAKPAPIDGKWSTWSSYGACSVTCQASSKKVSGTKARKRTCTDPAPAYDGKQCVGSASHTASCTPSNACPGYAEFKSWGSWSSCSNKCGGGKQSRTRTCSSTGDVPCSGDTKEEQDCNNQACRKYNNPAILTYNDPIDIDR, via the exons ATGG GCTGCTTCTCTGGTGGTGTGGGCCTGTCCCTTCTTCTCTTGTGCGGCGTTTTCTACACAGCGTGCTCCAAAG TTGACGCATTTAAGCTTTatgttattataattatttgttcCTTTACCTCATCCCCAGGAGCGCCAGATAACCGGGGTACTGAGTTTATCATTGGCTACATGGAAAACAGTGGATCATCCATCGATGTAGAACTGTTTGTGACCACTACCCGTACCACCAGTGTCACTGTCACGGTAGACGCTCCGAAATGTAAAAGCCCAAAAATATCCTCCTCCTTTAAAATATCATCTGGACAAGTCAAACAATTGTTTTTGAAACCAAGCATCAG AATGGCTGGTTCCAGTAAGTCTGACAAAGGAGTTAGAGTTCAGGCCTCAGACGAAATTGTCATTTACGGAATCAACAAAGAAACATACTCCTGTGACGGTTTTATTGGTATACCATTAGATGTTCTGTCTGATGAATACTACGTGGTCTCCTGGTACCCCTCTTCCTACAACACGGCCTTGCTAGTTGTCGGAGTCCAAGACTCTACTTCTGTTAGTATAAAGATCAGTGACCATATTGGATCCCGCTATGTAGAATATAGCCGTAAAAAGTATTACAAGGGAAACGTGGTAAAGGAAACCTTAAACAAATATGAAACATGGCAGTTAGTCTCAACAGGTGACCTTACAGGATCTTACGTCAAATCCAACAAGCCAGTGTCAGTCTTCTCAGGGAATCAAAGAACCACAATCGGAGTCGGTACATCCTCCGATCATTTAGTGGAACAGATGATGCCGGTTAATACGTGGGGTAAAACCTTTGCTACCGTTCCCATACCAAAACGAACTGTTGGAGACTACTTTAAGTTCACTGCAAGCGTAGACAATACAAAAGTGACGATCTCTGGTGGATACAAGTCAACGTTTACCATCAGTAAAGCTGGAAGTATGGTCCAGAAGCTAATCTCCTCCAAAGCATACTGCAAAATAGTAGCAGATAAACCAATAATGGTGGCACAGTTTGTGCAATCTCAGCAGAGCACATCAGAACTCTCCGATCCCGCCATGATGATAATCCCACCTTGGGAGCAATACGGAGCTGACTATACATTTGCCACCCCCAAATACAGCCAGGGGTCATACAACAACTACTTCATGTTCATTGTAGAAGAGAGCCAGAAGTCTGGACTACGGGTTGATGGAAAATCCTTCCCTAGTGGCACAAAATACAATACAATCTCTGGAACATCTTTGGTTGGAGGATATATCTCCGTCACAGAGGGAACTCACACTATCAGGCACACGTCCCCCATCGCCATATTTGGTGGTTTCTTGTATGGGCAAGCAAAATTTGAAACATACGGGTTTACCACCGGCATGAGAATGGCAAAAGTGAACGCT GTATGTGTTCCAACGCCGACAGTCGTGGGAGATGGTATTGATAATGATTGTGATGGGAAAATTGACGAGGAATTGTGTACtccagaaaacaaaaacaaag ATGACGATGGCGATGGAAAGAAAAATGAAGATTGTGCTAAACCTGCACCAA TTGATGGAAAGTGGTCTACTTGGTCTTCCTACGGCGCATGCTCGGTGACTTGTCAGGCATCGTCGAAAAAGGTTTCTGGAACTAAAGCCCGCAAAAGAACCTGTACAGATCCTGCTCCTGCTTATGATGGAAAACAGTGTGTTGGTTCTGCAAGTCACACAGCTTCCTGTACACCTTCTAATGCGTGTCCAG GATACGCTGAATTCAAGTCCTGGGGATCTTGGTCGTCCTGTAGCAACAAATGTGGAGGAGGCAAGCAAAGTAGAACGAGGACTTGTTCATCTACTGGTGATGTTCCTTGTTCAGGTGATACCAAGGAGGAACAAGACTGTAACAATCAGGCCTGTCGTAAGTACAACAATCCAGCTATTTTAACCTATAATGATCCCATTGATATCGATAGGTAA
- the LOC125660215 gene encoding A disintegrin and metalloproteinase with thrombospondin motifs adt-2-like, giving the protein MRCYTCSYGKKNSDCTKMEECKKDEESCETKIRRDKAEIKKKCQKTKYCKAKCEKNDKECTLCCTGDLCNKNQGYAEFKSWGSWSSCNKKCGGGKRSRTRTCSSTGDVPCSGDTKEEQDCNNQACRKF; this is encoded by the exons ATGAGGTGTTATACTTGTTCATATGGAAAGAAGAACAGCGATTGCACAAAGATGGAGGAATGTAAAAAAGATGAAGAG TCTTGTGAAACCAAGATTCGTAGAGACAAGGCCGAAATCAAGAAAAAGTGCCAAAAGACTAAATATTGCAAGGCCAAGTGTGAGAAGAACGACAAAGAATGCACGCTCTGTTGTACTGGGGATCTCTGTAATAAAAACCAAG gatACGCGGAATTTAAATCCTGGGGATCTTGGTCGTCCTGTAACAAAAAATGTGGAGGAGGCAAGCGAAGTAGAACGAGGACTTGTTCATCTACTGGTGATGTTCCTTGTTCAGGTGATACCAAGGAGGAACAAGACTGCAACAATCAGGCCTGTCGTAAGTTCTAA